Proteins from a genomic interval of Pseudomonas versuta:
- the tssG gene encoding type VI secretion system baseplate subunit TssG — translation MHDPLDFWSQLQTGAWRFDFFSALRCVDALDSRAPRLGTSDHLHQDPLRLGQAVSLGFEPGMLRNLQLREGQAAQLAVTFFGLTGVNGPMPLAFSEDVLSRQINHNDFMLADFLDIFHHRLLCLLYRSWAVTRPVVSADRADQDRFGDYVQAFAPRSERYYAPRYVDQRRSAEGLLGVLSEHLQMPVRLQQWFGRWSAQASAQQPQLGGRGAAQLGQGSLLGRRVWNAQHSVRLLLGPLPMARLQQFLSGAALLHSFSRLVDDYLGGCFEWDVQLLLADPAQTAVRLGGNHALGLASWLPGTPRSLPPRACVLSRARIQRLQQELRHD, via the coding sequence ATGCATGACCCTCTAGATTTCTGGAGCCAACTGCAGACCGGGGCCTGGCGCTTTGATTTTTTCAGTGCCTTGCGCTGCGTCGATGCGCTTGACTCCCGGGCGCCACGCCTGGGTACCAGCGATCACTTGCACCAGGACCCGCTGCGTCTGGGGCAAGCGGTGTCTCTTGGCTTCGAGCCGGGGATGTTGCGCAACCTGCAACTGCGCGAAGGCCAGGCGGCGCAGCTGGCCGTGACGTTCTTTGGCCTGACCGGGGTTAACGGGCCGATGCCCCTGGCGTTCAGTGAGGATGTGCTGTCCCGGCAAATCAATCACAACGATTTCATGCTGGCGGACTTCCTCGACATCTTCCATCACCGCTTGCTGTGCCTGCTGTACCGCAGCTGGGCGGTGACCCGGCCCGTGGTGTCCGCAGACCGTGCGGACCAGGACCGTTTTGGCGACTACGTGCAAGCGTTCGCCCCCCGCAGTGAACGCTATTACGCACCCCGCTATGTCGATCAGCGGCGCAGCGCCGAAGGTCTGCTGGGTGTGCTCAGTGAGCATCTGCAAATGCCGGTGCGGCTGCAGCAATGGTTCGGGCGCTGGAGTGCGCAGGCCAGCGCGCAGCAACCGCAGCTGGGCGGCAGAGGCGCCGCGCAACTGGGCCAGGGTTCATTGTTGGGACGCCGGGTATGGAATGCGCAACACAGCGTGCGCCTGCTTCTGGGACCGTTGCCGATGGCACGGCTGCAGCAGTTTTTGTCCGGCGCGGCGTTGCTTCACAGCTTTAGCCGGTTGGTCGATGACTACCTGGGCGGCTGTTTTGAATGGGATGTGCAATTGCTGCTCGCCGATCCGGCGCAGACAGCCGTGCGGCTGGGGGGCAACCATGCATTGGGCCTGGCTTCATGGTTGCCCGGCACACCGCGTTCGCTTCCACCACGGGCCTGCGTTTTGAGCAGGGCCCGTATCCAGAGACTTCAACAGGAATTGCGCCATGACTGA